A stretch of the Clarias gariepinus isolate MV-2021 ecotype Netherlands chromosome 26, CGAR_prim_01v2, whole genome shotgun sequence genome encodes the following:
- the LOC128513882 gene encoding tripartite motif-containing protein 75-like, whose protein sequence is MYSYASSSNFSSNSSYNSSSSSTYLLDAGSAVLYCLTCDQPLSSQCVIKGTHQDHHLKDLKDVVHDQVKKLNEMSGNLTSRERKFGDLTPRIAAAERELEKICSRTQETLQQEYHILQTLIEQNQQQAFFILNAQKQMIKRQLYQLLEDTQNYQSKSTAMSEDIKELISRQEHEKPASLLGEINTIKTNLHTINKFYSSLEKKLKVDDTRLKALENSVKKIVEKNKELLPRPWEFSETIALDKSKSERYVQISEDKTEMSVCPLDNLSHASWLSWINQQASQSFSKGLHYWEVDVGGCESWQVGVLEQSRGKGIHILALSQERSSWVLECDGGELSVLHNNEFSRIKESNVQTLGVFLDCDSKELKFYNVNTGCILHSFIVKFKHSVCPVFSMRPQKDSMARLKICNLINHDDNALYTNTYETVSEEGIGMPQETLV, encoded by the exons ATGTATAGCTATGCCTCTAGCTCTAACTTTAGCTCTAACTCTAGCTATAACTCCAGCTCTTCTTCGACCTATTTGCTGGATGCTGGTTCAGCTGTACTTTACTGCCTCACATGCGATCAGCCGCTCAGCAGCCAATGTGTAATTAAGGGCACACACCAGGATCATCACCTGAAAGACCTGAAGGATGTAGTGCACGATCAAGtg aaaaaactaaatgaaatgtCCGGGAATCTGACATCCAGAGAAAGGAAGTTTGGTGACCTGACACCAAGGATTGCAGCAGCAGAGCGCGAGCTGGAG AAGATATGCAGCAGGACACAGGAGACGCTTCAGCAGGAGTACCATATCCTGCAGACTTTGATCGAGCAGAATCAGCAGCAGGCTTTCTTCATCCTGAATGCACAAAAGCAAATGATCAAGCGGCAACTCTATCAGCTACTTGAGGACACACAGAACTACCAGAGCAAGTCCACAGCCATGAGTGAGGACATAAAAGAACTTATCAGCAGACAGGAGCATGAAAAACCAGCCAGCCTGCTG GGGGAGATCAACACAATTAAAACCAa CCTGCATACAATAAACAAGTTTTACTCCTCTCTGGAAAAGAAACTTAAAGTCGATGACACAAGACTAAAAGCTCTGGAAAACTCAGTCAAGAAAatagtggaaaaaaacaaagagcttCTGCCTCGGCCATGGGAAT TTTCAGAGACTATCGCGTTAGATAAGAGTAAAAGTGAAAGGTATGTTCAGATTTCAGAGGACAAGACAGAGATGTCAGTGTGCCCTTTAGACAACCTCAGTCATGCTTCTTGGTTATCATGGATCAACCAGCAAGCATCTCAGAGCTTCAGTAAAGGCCTGCATTACTGGGAGGTGGATGTAGGAGGCTGTGAAAGCTGGCAAGTGGGAGTATTGGAACAAAGCCGGGGCAAAGGCATCCACATTTTAGCCCTGTCCCAGGAGAGAAGTTCATGGGTTCTGGAGTGTGATGGTGGCGAGCTCTCTGTGCTGCACAACAACGAATTCAGCAGGATTAAGGAGAGCAATGTTCAAACCCTTGGCGTGTTCCTCGATTGTGATAGCAAGGAACTGAAATTCTACAATGTCAATACAGGCTGCATTCTGCACTCATTTATTGTTAAGTTCAAGCATTCTGTTTGTCCTGTGTTCAGCATGCGTCCACAGAAAGACAGTATGGCACGACTGAAGATCTGCAACTTGATCAATCATGATGACAACGCACTGTATACAAACACCTATGAGACAGTAAGTGAGGAGGGTATAGGGATGCCTCAGGAGACTTTAGTTTAA
- the LOC128514390 gene encoding tripartite motif-containing protein 75-like, with product MRPFPPKRSSAPPASSASSCCPVFAGSAVLYCATCDQSLCSRCVIKGTHQDHQLKDLKDAVRDEVKKLHKLSDDLRSRERKFGDLTPRIEAAERELEEMCSRTQETLQQEFHTLQTLIEQNRQQAFFILNAQKQTIKQQLYQLLEDTQNYHSKSTVMIENIKQLRSKEESENPASLLGEINAIETSLHTMNEFYSSVEKKLKVDDTRLKALENSIKKIVEKNKELLPRPWEFLENITLDESKTPKYVQISEGKTEMIVCPPDDLSHTACSSWINVQASQSFSKGLHYWEVYVGGCEIWQVGVVEQRQSKGPQSPALSQEKSSWVLECDSDELSALHSNNFSRVKESNVQTLGVFLDYDKGRLKFYNVNTGCIMYSFIAKFKHSVYPLFSIRPQKDSIARLKICNLLDHDDRESDTTPDPETSEAVSEEGIEMTSESLNWDLV from the exons ATGCGCCCATTTCCACCCAAACGCTCCTCTGCGCCACCGGCGAGCTCTGCTTCCTCGTGCTGTCCGGTGTTTGCGGGTTCCGCGGTACTTTACTGCGCCACCTGTGATCAGTCACTTTGCAGCCGCTGTGTCATTAAGGGCACACACCAGGATCATCAACTGAAGGACTTAAAGGACGCAGTGCGCGATGAAGTG AAAAAACTACACAAACTTTCCGATGACCTGAGATCCAGAGAAAGGAAGTTTGGAGACCTTACACCAAGGATTGAAGCAGCGGAGCGAGAACTCGAG GAGATGTGCAGCAGGACACAGGAGACCCTTCAGCAGGAGTTCCATACCCTGCAGACTTTGATTGAGCAGAATCGTCAGCAGGCTTTTTTCATCCTGAATGCACAGAAGCAAACGATCAAGCAGCAGCTCTATCAGCTGCTCGAGGACACACAGAACTACCATAGCAAGTCCACAGTCATGATCGAGAACATAAAACAGCTTAGGAGCAAAGAGGAGAGCGAGAATCCAGCCAGTCTGCTT GGGGAGATCAATGCAATTGAGACCAG CCTGCATACAATGAACGAGTTTTACTCCTCTGTGGAAAAGAAGCTTAAAGTCGATGACACAAGATTAAaagctctggaaaactccatcaAGAAAatagtggaaaaaaataaagagcttCTGCCACGGCCATGGGAAT TTTTAGAGAATATCACTTTGGATGAGAGTAAAACGCCAAAATATGTGCAGATTTCAGAGGGCAAGACAGAGATGATAGTGTGCCCTCCAGATGACCTCAGCCATACTGCTTGTTCATCATGGATTAACGTGCAGGCATCTCAGAGCTTCAGTAAAGGCCTTCATTACTGGGAAGTGTACGTAGGAGGCTGTGAGATCTGGCAAGTAGGAGTAGTAGAACAAAGACAGAGTAAAGGCCCTCAAAGTCCAGCTCTATCCCAGGAAAAAAGTTCATGGGTTCTGGAGTGTGATAGTGACGAGCTCTCAGCACTTCACAGCAACAATTTCAGCAGGGTCAAGGAGAGCAATGTTCAAACCCTTGGAGTGTTCCTGGATTACGATAAAGGGCGACTGAAGTTCTACAATGTCAATACAGGCTGCATTATGTACTCGTTTATTGCCAAGTTCAAACATTCTGTCTATCCTTTGTTCAGCATACGTCCACAGAAAGACAGTATCGCACGACTGAAGATTTGCAACCTGCTTGATCATGATGACAGAGAAAGTGACACAACTCCCGATCCAGAGACCTCAGAGGCAGTGAGTGAGGAGGGTATAGAGATGACTTCTGAGAGTTTAAATTGGGACCTTGTTTAA